The following coding sequences are from one Bacteroidales bacterium window:
- a CDS encoding OmpA family protein, with product MKKRSLHKINFFSLVVSVMIFFIIIPFQDVIGQEGESKKAWKSFEKARTDFQSGNWEDCENELYKAIKADSTLAEAYILLGDVLLETGRLAEAVNQYRKALNFNPDGEEVVYNLLANTLFTLERYDEAYNNYEKLLGYTDLRPELRSTIEKKLSISQLRKNLVSNPVSFNPVNLGTGINTAADEYINALSADGSGLFFTRRIKNASYLKEFNEDFYYAVFSGDTAENAIQLNFPPGKENDAGALCISPDGRLLFFTACFRPDSYGSCDLYYSEKKGDTWSKAKNMGVHINSDLWDAQPSISPDGKTLYFASNRKGSLGSSDIWKTEMTPDGGWIKPVNLGIPINTADAEMAPFIHYDNTTLYFSSFGHPGLGGADLYRSVFKNGAWTQPENLGFPINSSADELIIVVNPEGNLGFISSNSLEGEGGYDIFMFDLYEEIRPTPVSYLKGKVYDQVSGQPLEARFELIDIVQGSTIVEARSDKQNGEFLVCLPGERNYALNVSCDGYLFYSEHFPLSEIKSRWDPVVKDIPLEPIAVGNTMILRNIFYETDQYQLKAISYAELDKLVSFLINNSSVMIEIGGHTDDEGTKEYNIELSMKRARAVYGYLLDHGIAAGRLSYKGYGEGSPVSSNRSEEGRALNRRTEIRIMATD from the coding sequence GTGAAAAAACGATCACTACATAAGATCAATTTCTTTTCCCTGGTTGTTTCGGTAATGATATTTTTCATCATCATTCCTTTTCAAGACGTCATAGGTCAGGAAGGTGAATCAAAAAAGGCGTGGAAATCTTTTGAAAAAGCAAGGACCGATTTTCAGTCAGGCAATTGGGAAGATTGTGAAAATGAGTTGTATAAAGCCATTAAAGCAGATTCAACCCTGGCAGAAGCTTATATTTTGCTTGGCGATGTCCTTTTAGAAACAGGCAGGCTTGCTGAGGCTGTCAATCAATACCGTAAAGCTCTTAATTTCAACCCAGATGGGGAAGAAGTGGTTTATAACCTCCTTGCCAATACACTTTTTACACTTGAGAGATATGATGAAGCGTACAATAATTATGAAAAACTCCTTGGTTACACTGACCTTAGACCAGAATTAAGAAGCACCATTGAGAAAAAACTCAGTATTTCCCAGCTTAGAAAAAATCTGGTCAGTAATCCGGTTTCCTTTAATCCGGTAAATTTGGGTACAGGCATCAATACAGCAGCAGACGAATATATAAATGCCTTATCAGCGGATGGTTCAGGGCTGTTTTTTACCAGGCGGATTAAGAATGCAAGCTATCTTAAAGAGTTTAATGAAGATTTTTATTATGCAGTCTTTAGCGGAGATACGGCTGAGAATGCTATCCAATTGAATTTTCCGCCCGGAAAAGAAAATGATGCAGGCGCATTGTGCATATCCCCTGATGGCAGGTTACTTTTCTTCACCGCATGCTTCCGGCCTGACAGCTATGGTAGTTGTGATTTATATTATTCTGAGAAAAAAGGCGATACCTGGTCAAAAGCAAAGAACATGGGAGTTCATATTAACTCCGACCTTTGGGATGCGCAGCCTTCCATATCACCCGATGGTAAAACATTATACTTTGCCAGTAACCGTAAGGGCAGCCTGGGAAGCTCCGATATATGGAAAACGGAGATGACGCCTGATGGGGGATGGATCAAACCGGTAAACCTCGGAATCCCGATAAATACTGCCGATGCCGAAATGGCCCCGTTTATCCATTATGACAATACAACACTGTATTTTTCTTCCTTTGGCCACCCTGGACTGGGAGGGGCCGATTTGTACAGGTCAGTATTTAAAAACGGAGCATGGACACAGCCTGAAAACCTGGGATTTCCAATCAATAGCTCAGCCGATGAACTTATTATAGTCGTAAACCCGGAAGGGAACCTGGGTTTTATCTCCAGTAACAGCCTGGAAGGGGAGGGAGGATATGATATTTTTATGTTTGATTTATATGAGGAGATCAGGCCCACGCCGGTAAGTTATTTGAAAGGTAAAGTGTATGATCAGGTCAGCGGGCAGCCGCTTGAAGCCAGGTTTGAGCTGATAGACATTGTACAGGGCTCTACCATTGTTGAAGCCAGGTCTGACAAACAAAACGGCGAATTCCTGGTTTGCCTTCCCGGTGAAAGGAATTACGCACTGAATGTTTCGTGCGATGGGTATCTTTTTTATTCTGAACATTTCCCATTGTCAGAAATTAAATCAAGATGGGATCCGGTGGTGAAAGATATTCCGTTGGAACCAATTGCGGTGGGCAATACGATGATCCTGAGGAATATTTTCTATGAAACAGACCAGTATCAGTTAAAAGCCATTTCCTATGCCGAACTTGATAAACTTGTCAGTTTTCTGATCAATAATTCAAGTGTCATGATTGAGATTGGGGGGCACACGGATGATGAAGGGACGAAAGAATACAATATTGAGTTGAGCATGAAAAGAGCCAGGGCTGTTTATGGATATTTGCTGGATCATGGAATAGCTGCCGGCAGATTGTCCTACAAAGGTTATGGAGAAGGCAGCCCGGTAAGCTCCAATAGATCAGAAGAAGGCAGGGCCCTAAACCGAAGGACGGAGATTAGAATAATGGCAACAGATTAA
- a CDS encoding 7-carboxy-7-deazaguanine synthase QueE, whose amino-acid sequence MPEEQKILFDQGRLLPLMEDFYTIQGEGFNTGKAAYFIRLGGCDMGCWWCDVKESWDANLHPLTLTDNIVQKVLQHPARAVVVTGGEPVLYNLDYLCSELKQRKVKTFLETAGVRKLTGTWDWICLSPKKGSLPLLEYFHQAHEIKVIISQESDFRWAELNAEKAQSGCHLFLQPEWSKHNQILPLIVDYVKAHPDWNISLQTHKFIHIP is encoded by the coding sequence ATGCCTGAAGAACAAAAAATCCTCTTTGACCAGGGAAGGCTGCTTCCGCTGATGGAAGATTTTTATACTATCCAGGGAGAAGGATTCAATACAGGTAAAGCCGCTTATTTTATCCGATTGGGCGGCTGCGACATGGGCTGCTGGTGGTGCGATGTGAAGGAGTCATGGGATGCAAACCTTCACCCTTTAACACTCACCGATAACATCGTACAAAAAGTATTACAGCATCCTGCCAGGGCAGTCGTAGTGACTGGAGGCGAACCGGTTCTTTATAACCTGGACTATCTTTGCAGCGAATTAAAGCAAAGAAAAGTTAAAACTTTCCTGGAAACTGCCGGGGTAAGAAAACTTACCGGTACATGGGACTGGATTTGCCTGTCACCAAAAAAAGGATCTTTACCTTTACTGGAATATTTTCATCAGGCACATGAGATAAAAGTGATCATCAGCCAGGAAAGCGATTTTCGCTGGGCAGAATTGAATGCGGAAAAAGCACAATCCGGCTGTCATCTTTTTTTACAACCCGAATGGAGTAAACATAATCAAATCCTCCCTTTGATCGTTGATTATGTTAAAGCACATCCGGATTGGAATATTTCACTGCAAACGCATAAGTTTATTCATATTCCCTGA
- a CDS encoding bifunctional 5,10-methylene-tetrahydrofolate dehydrogenase/5,10-methylene-tetrahydrofolate cyclohydrolase (catalyzes the formation of 5,10-methenyltetrahydrofolate from 5,10-methylenetetrahydrofolate and subsequent formation of 10-formyltetrahydrofolate from 5,10-methenyltetrahydrofolate), producing the protein MKLIDGKLVAEKIKLELKQEASRLIKSGVDPHLAAILVGEDPASQTYVRNKEKACHEVGIVSSIYRQSASISEKELLAMIDFINNDPEVHGLIVQLPLPSHINAGKIIQKVWPEKDVDGFHPINIGRMVQGLPAYLPATPFGIMKLLEYYKVQTEGKNCVILGRSNIVGTPLAILMSRKSYPGNATVTICHSKTQNLNKITVEADILISAIGQPAFVTADMVKEGAVVIDVGIHRIPSDATESGYRLIGDVKFDEVSKKASMITPVPGGVGVMTIVSLLLNTIKAAKKEIYA; encoded by the coding sequence ATGAAATTAATAGATGGAAAACTGGTCGCAGAAAAAATTAAGCTTGAGCTGAAACAGGAAGCTTCCCGCCTGATCAAATCGGGTGTAGATCCCCACCTGGCAGCTATTTTGGTGGGTGAAGATCCTGCCAGTCAGACTTATGTCAGGAATAAAGAAAAAGCCTGCCATGAAGTGGGGATTGTCTCTTCAATATACAGGCAATCCGCCTCAATCAGTGAAAAAGAGCTCCTGGCAATGATTGATTTCATCAATAATGACCCGGAAGTTCATGGCCTTATCGTTCAACTCCCTTTGCCTTCCCATATCAACGCCGGTAAAATCATTCAAAAGGTCTGGCCTGAAAAGGATGTCGATGGTTTTCACCCTATCAATATTGGCAGAATGGTTCAGGGTTTACCCGCATATCTTCCTGCAACACCTTTTGGAATTATGAAACTCCTCGAATATTATAAGGTTCAAACAGAAGGTAAGAATTGCGTAATTCTTGGAAGAAGTAATATTGTAGGCACCCCCTTAGCCATCCTGATGTCAAGAAAATCTTATCCCGGAAATGCAACAGTTACGATTTGCCATAGCAAGACACAAAACCTGAATAAAATTACTGTTGAAGCCGATATCCTTATTTCTGCCATAGGCCAGCCGGCTTTTGTAACAGCCGATATGGTCAAGGAAGGTGCAGTGGTTATTGATGTTGGCATCCACAGGATCCCATCTGATGCCACAGAATCTGGTTACCGGCTGATTGGCGATGTGAAATTTGATGAGGTCTCGAAAAAAGCCTCTATGATCACACCCGTGCCGGGAGGGGTGGGTGTAATGACAATCGTCTCGCTGCTTTTAAATACCATCAAGGCAGCTAAAAAAGAAATATATGCCTGA
- the ffh gene encoding signal recognition particle protein: MFEGLSDKLERSFRILKGQGHITEINVAETLKEVRKALLDADVSYKIAKDFADQVKQEALGQKILTSVSPGQVMVKIVHDKMAELMGSSQVELNIQGKPAVILMAGLQGSGKTTFSAKLAHYLKSKKGRQVLLVACDVYRPAAIEQLKVLGGQIDVEVYTEDDNKDPVQIARRAQQYAKDKNYNVLIIDTAGRLAIDEDMMREISAIKNAVQPHETLFVVDSMTGQDAVNTAKTFNDRLDYDGVILTKLDGDTRGGAALTIRAVVNKPIKFVGIGEKIDAIDIFYPARMADRILGMGDIVSLVERAQEQFNEEEARQLQKKIARDEFNFNDFITQIKQIKKMGNVKDLMSMIPGMGKALRNIDIDDNAFKGIEAIIQSMTPRERENPKLLNGSRRKRIASGSGNDIQEVNRLIKQFYETSKMMKMMSGEKGKNMMRAMQNMKGAPKR, encoded by the coding sequence ATGTTTGAAGGACTATCTGATAAACTGGAACGATCGTTCAGGATACTGAAAGGACAAGGGCACATCACTGAAATTAATGTCGCGGAAACTTTGAAAGAAGTTCGTAAAGCCCTCTTGGATGCTGACGTCAGCTATAAAATAGCCAAAGACTTTGCAGACCAGGTCAAACAAGAAGCTTTAGGCCAGAAAATCCTGACCTCTGTCTCTCCGGGGCAAGTAATGGTTAAGATCGTGCATGATAAGATGGCTGAATTAATGGGCAGCAGCCAGGTCGAACTTAACATCCAGGGGAAACCTGCTGTAATTCTGATGGCAGGGCTCCAGGGTTCCGGGAAAACCACTTTTTCAGCAAAACTGGCTCATTACCTCAAATCAAAAAAAGGGAGGCAGGTCTTATTAGTTGCATGCGACGTTTATCGTCCTGCTGCTATTGAACAGCTTAAAGTGCTTGGTGGCCAGATTGACGTAGAGGTTTACACGGAAGACGATAACAAGGACCCGGTGCAGATTGCCAGGCGGGCACAGCAATATGCAAAGGATAAGAATTATAATGTATTGATCATAGATACGGCCGGGCGATTGGCGATCGATGAAGATATGATGCGTGAGATCTCAGCTATTAAAAATGCGGTTCAGCCTCATGAAACCCTTTTTGTGGTTGATTCTATGACCGGCCAGGACGCAGTTAATACAGCCAAGACTTTCAATGATCGTCTTGATTATGATGGTGTGATCCTTACTAAACTTGATGGCGATACCCGGGGTGGTGCTGCATTGACCATTCGCGCGGTTGTGAATAAACCCATCAAGTTCGTTGGTATCGGTGAAAAAATTGATGCCATTGATATTTTTTATCCGGCTCGTATGGCCGACAGGATTCTCGGCATGGGCGATATCGTATCATTGGTTGAGCGGGCCCAGGAGCAATTCAATGAAGAAGAAGCACGCCAGTTGCAGAAAAAAATTGCCCGGGATGAATTTAATTTCAACGACTTCATTACCCAGATCAAGCAGATCAAAAAAATGGGTAATGTGAAAGACCTGATGAGCATGATACCTGGAATGGGCAAGGCCCTTCGTAATATTGATATTGATGATAATGCTTTCAAAGGTATTGAAGCCATCATCCAGTCGATGACACCCCGGGAAAGAGAAAATCCCAAACTTTTAAATGGTTCAAGAAGGAAAAGGATCGCAAGTGGCAGTGGTAATGATATTCAGGAAGTCAACAGGCTGATCAAACAGTTCTACGAAACCAGCAAAATGATGAAAATGATGTCAGGAGAAAAAGGGAAAAACATGATGAGGGCTATGCAAAATATGAAGGGTGCCCCCAAAAGGTAA
- a CDS encoding ABC transporter permease, translating into MNIFLRKKNEYTSGSLSREAWRKFLRNKLSLFALIYIILSAIVACLGYLITPDSTPMANRQTLELSTKKPGFNIMMLKILKEEDVPHKGIFHRMLFGERSKFQFLPIQSYNYKNGLLTIQEYSGEDGVPGPERTFLLDQNQLKGQLILKRFLLGTDQFGRDILSRLMIGSRVSLAVGLISVVISLLIGITVGSLGGFFRGWIDQFVVWLINVVWSIPTLLLVIAITFALGKGFWQVFIAVGFTMWVEVARVTRGQILAIREKEFVEAAKALGFSNFRIIFRHILPNIMGPIIVISAANFASAILIEAGLSFLGIGVQPPMPSWGSMIRENYAYLILNAAHLAILPGLAIMLTVLSFMVTGNGLRDALDVKKHETVQP; encoded by the coding sequence ATGAATATCTTTCTCCGGAAAAAAAATGAATATACTTCCGGTTCCTTATCCCGGGAAGCCTGGAGAAAATTTCTCAGGAATAAGCTTTCACTGTTTGCCCTGATATATATTATCCTCTCAGCCATTGTTGCCTGCCTGGGCTACCTGATCACTCCTGACAGTACACCAATGGCTAACCGGCAAACCCTTGAACTATCAACAAAAAAACCTGGTTTCAACATCATGATGTTGAAAATATTAAAAGAGGAAGATGTACCTCATAAGGGGATATTCCACCGGATGCTCTTCGGAGAGCGAAGTAAGTTTCAATTTTTGCCTATTCAAAGCTATAATTATAAAAATGGGCTATTAACAATACAAGAGTACTCAGGTGAGGATGGAGTCCCGGGACCTGAACGAACATTCCTGTTAGATCAAAACCAATTGAAGGGCCAATTAATTCTAAAAAGGTTTTTACTGGGAACTGATCAGTTTGGAAGGGATATTCTAAGTCGCCTGATGATTGGATCAAGGGTGAGTCTTGCTGTGGGATTGATATCAGTAGTAATATCTTTACTGATAGGAATTACCGTTGGCTCACTCGGTGGATTCTTCAGAGGATGGATCGACCAATTTGTGGTTTGGCTAATAAATGTTGTCTGGTCAATTCCAACCCTTTTACTGGTGATTGCCATCACCTTTGCTCTTGGAAAAGGATTCTGGCAGGTTTTTATAGCAGTAGGATTTACCATGTGGGTTGAAGTTGCACGGGTGACCCGTGGTCAGATACTTGCCATCAGGGAAAAAGAATTTGTAGAAGCGGCGAAAGCATTGGGGTTTTCAAATTTCCGCATTATTTTCAGGCATATACTTCCCAACATTATGGGGCCGATCATTGTAATTTCCGCTGCAAATTTTGCATCTGCGATACTCATTGAAGCTGGATTGAGCTTCCTTGGCATTGGCGTTCAGCCTCCTATGCCCTCCTGGGGCAGCATGATCCGGGAGAATTATGCTTATCTCATTCTCAATGCTGCCCATCTTGCTATTTTACCAGGTTTGGCCATAATGTTGACGGTACTTTCATTTATGGTGACCGGAAATGGACTGAGAGACGCCCTTGACGTCAAAAAACATGAAACTGTTCAACCTTAA
- a CDS encoding DUF5723 family protein has protein sequence MKRIFWIGLMVYFSQGTYSQLSLGLVNGNYAGSTGTIMNPSSMANTKLKSDINLFAINAFAENNYLYFPSKKSSLIKLFNGVYDFHFFPKPYGRGERNVYSYYVDKSLKNIFVNARIIGPSVMFSYNDHVFAVRTGFRVMSSIRRVPRDMANFSYYGMDFKPQQNQYYIQDNYDMASMAWWEVIFSYATILNRSYNNHWSAGISIGPVFGHSGAYLSGGDTRYIAYNDSILNVELLNGELGISLPLNYENNDVDFFNPLIRGSGWGMDLGITWQYREIPYQKKFPDNLYIKRFEDYKLKIGVSILDIGWVNFTKNAEKHVYENVHNNLIRINELEYDNIRDELDVTSELFYGDPGASLRGNRFRIYLPATISVQIDYHLTDRWFLNSTLIIPAVYISPMIERPFVLTFTPRFESRFLEINIPVVLYDFKYPRIGLSVRLEGLTVGTDHLGSFFSISTFTGSDIYVSYKINLRNYGKNPFSSKGACYNDWRPELKRRHRENF, from the coding sequence ATGAAGAGAATCTTTTGGATAGGTTTGATGGTGTACTTCTCCCAGGGAACTTATTCACAATTATCTCTGGGTCTGGTAAATGGTAATTATGCCGGTTCAACAGGTACTATCATGAATCCTTCCTCAATGGCCAATACCAAGTTAAAATCGGATATCAACCTTTTTGCTATTAACGCTTTTGCCGAGAACAATTATCTGTATTTTCCATCAAAAAAATCGAGTTTAATAAAACTTTTTAATGGGGTTTATGATTTTCATTTTTTCCCGAAACCTTACGGCCGTGGGGAAAGAAACGTATATTCCTATTACGTGGATAAATCACTAAAGAACATTTTTGTCAATGCCAGGATCATAGGGCCTTCTGTCATGTTTTCTTACAACGACCATGTGTTTGCTGTCAGGACGGGCTTCCGGGTGATGTCTTCTATCCGCCGGGTGCCTCGTGATATGGCAAATTTTTCTTACTACGGTATGGATTTCAAACCACAGCAAAACCAGTACTATATCCAGGATAACTATGATATGGCATCCATGGCCTGGTGGGAAGTGATCTTCAGTTACGCAACTATTTTAAATCGCAGCTACAACAATCATTGGTCTGCAGGAATTTCTATAGGACCTGTATTTGGCCACAGTGGTGCATATTTGTCAGGAGGTGACACCAGGTATATCGCTTATAATGATAGCATATTAAACGTTGAGTTGCTGAACGGCGAATTAGGCATATCCTTACCATTGAATTATGAAAATAATGACGTGGATTTTTTTAATCCCCTGATCAGGGGTTCCGGCTGGGGAATGGACCTTGGCATTACCTGGCAATATAGGGAAATACCCTATCAGAAAAAGTTTCCTGATAATTTATATATAAAAAGGTTTGAAGATTATAAATTGAAGATCGGGGTTTCAATACTCGATATAGGGTGGGTGAACTTTACTAAAAATGCCGAAAAACATGTTTATGAAAATGTTCATAATAATTTGATAAGGATAAATGAACTGGAATATGATAACATCAGGGATGAACTTGATGTTACCAGTGAGCTATTTTACGGCGACCCGGGTGCATCCTTACGGGGAAACCGATTCAGAATATATTTGCCTGCAACCATCAGCGTCCAGATCGACTATCATTTGACTGACAGGTGGTTTCTAAACAGCACATTGATCATTCCAGCCGTATATATATCCCCTATGATTGAAAGGCCGTTTGTATTGACCTTTACTCCCAGGTTCGAGAGCAGGTTCCTGGAAATCAATATACCTGTGGTACTGTACGATTTTAAGTACCCCAGGATAGGACTTTCAGTAAGATTGGAAGGATTAACTGTCGGGACTGATCATTTAGGAAGTTTTTTCAGCATCAGTACCTTTACAGGTTCAGATATTTATGTTTCCTACAAAATAAATCTGAGGAATTACGGGAAGAACCCATTCTCTTCAAAAGGTGCCTGCTATAACGATTGGAGGCCGGAGCTTAAAAGGAGACACCGGGAAAACTTTTAA
- a CDS encoding DUF5723 family protein — MWGITASNYAGSTGVLLNPSSIITSKLYMDINVATAGVFLENNYAYIHQKDYALFSIISSEPKFPKYGPDEMPFDRYTGKNNKFIYSSEQIKGPSFMIAMGRHAFALHTGARALGSAYGIPYDIANFGYYGLDYTPQHNKNFTSSNFGSTALVMGEIGLSYAYAFRKLSLDDWSAGITVKRLFAIAGGYLRANDLDYMVLNDTTINIKNLNAEVGYSIPLDYDNNDFPNNGPLIKGGGFGVDLGITYQHKILSYQNKRISKLCTQRYIDYSYKIGVSLLDFGYVNFKKNAQLQSFENVSKYWINIDTLNYYNFNELSRTLSQVFYGDPDSSLVDSKIRVYLPAAFSIQGDYKVYRNWYAGAVFIYPIRLGKSFIRRPAQVALIPRYETPHLEFSLPLSLYDYHHFRVGVSVRYHFLTFGSDDLFGLFGVNNFTGLDFYVAVKINFRKGNCGRFSRSVPCENEEYGIRKRR; from the coding sequence ATGTGGGGTATCACTGCGAGTAACTACGCCGGTTCAACGGGAGTACTCCTCAATCCTAGTTCCATTATTACTTCCAAACTTTATATGGATATTAATGTTGCAACAGCAGGTGTTTTCCTTGAAAATAATTATGCCTATATCCATCAAAAGGATTATGCTCTTTTTAGCATCATCAGCAGTGAGCCCAAATTTCCAAAATATGGGCCCGACGAAATGCCATTTGACCGTTACACGGGAAAAAATAATAAGTTTATTTATTCCAGCGAACAGATCAAGGGACCTTCCTTTATGATTGCCATGGGACGTCATGCATTTGCTCTGCATACCGGGGCAAGAGCGCTGGGTTCGGCATACGGGATCCCTTACGATATTGCTAATTTTGGATATTATGGTCTTGATTATACACCTCAGCATAATAAAAACTTTACCAGCAGCAACTTTGGATCCACGGCCCTTGTCATGGGAGAAATCGGCCTGTCATATGCTTATGCATTCCGGAAGCTCAGCCTGGATGACTGGTCGGCCGGAATTACGGTGAAGCGGCTTTTTGCTATTGCCGGAGGGTATTTGCGGGCAAATGATCTGGATTATATGGTGCTCAATGACACGACAATAAACATTAAAAATCTGAATGCTGAAGTGGGTTATTCCATTCCATTAGACTATGATAATAATGATTTCCCCAATAATGGGCCATTGATCAAAGGTGGGGGATTTGGCGTAGACCTTGGTATTACTTACCAGCATAAGATTTTGAGCTATCAGAATAAAAGGATAAGCAAGCTTTGCACACAAAGGTATATCGACTATTCCTATAAAATCGGTGTATCTCTTCTTGATTTCGGATATGTTAACTTCAAGAAAAACGCCCAGCTCCAGTCTTTTGAGAATGTCAGCAAGTATTGGATCAATATAGACACACTGAATTACTATAACTTTAACGAATTGTCAAGGACATTGAGTCAGGTTTTTTACGGAGATCCAGATTCATCACTCGTAGATAGCAAAATCCGGGTCTATTTACCAGCAGCCTTCAGTATTCAGGGAGATTACAAGGTATACCGAAACTGGTATGCCGGAGCAGTCTTCATTTATCCGATCAGATTAGGCAAATCATTTATACGTCGCCCGGCCCAGGTCGCTCTCATTCCACGTTATGAAACCCCTCACCTTGAATTTTCTTTACCCTTATCGCTTTACGATTATCATCATTTCAGAGTTGGTGTATCTGTCAGGTATCATTTTCTGACTTTTGGCTCCGATGATCTGTTTGGATTGTTTGGTGTAAATAACTTTACCGGACTTGATTTTTATGTAGCTGTAAAAATCAATTTCAGGAAAGGTAATTGCGGAAGGTTTAGCCGCAGTGTGCCTTGCGAAAATGAAGAATATGGAATCCGGAAAAGACGATAA
- the clpP gene encoding ATP-dependent Clp endopeptidase proteolytic subunit ClpP, giving the protein MKENEFRKYAVKHRGLNGLTVDQYSSMVGNYISPTIIEERQLNIVTMDVFSRLMMDRIIFLGVHIDDYVANIIQAQLLFLESVDSSKDIQIYLNTPGGMVYAGLGIYDTMQYIAPDIATICTGMAASMGAVILCSGAKGKRTALKHSRILIHQPMGGASGQASDIEITAKEMQKIKKELYEIISIHTGKEYKKIWKDADRDYWMNAEEAREYGMIDEVLEKTKQKSK; this is encoded by the coding sequence ATGAAAGAAAACGAATTTCGCAAATATGCGGTCAAGCACCGCGGATTAAATGGGCTTACCGTCGACCAGTACAGTTCAATGGTTGGAAACTATATTTCCCCTACCATCATTGAGGAAAGGCAGCTAAACATTGTTACCATGGATGTTTTTTCCAGACTGATGATGGACCGGATAATTTTCCTTGGCGTTCATATCGATGATTATGTTGCAAACATCATACAGGCTCAGCTCTTATTCCTCGAGTCTGTTGATTCATCAAAGGATATTCAGATTTATCTGAACACCCCGGGAGGCATGGTTTATGCCGGTTTAGGCATCTATGACACCATGCAGTATATCGCACCTGACATTGCAACCATCTGCACAGGGATGGCCGCTTCCATGGGTGCTGTAATCCTTTGTTCCGGTGCAAAAGGAAAAAGGACCGCACTTAAACATTCCCGTATCCTGATCCACCAGCCCATGGGCGGAGCATCAGGGCAAGCTTCAGATATTGAGATCACAGCCAAGGAAATGCAGAAGATCAAAAAAGAATTATATGAGATCATATCCATTCACACCGGCAAGGAGTATAAAAAAATCTGGAAAGATGCTGACCGTGATTACTGGATGAATGCAGAAGAGGCACGTGAATATGGTATGATTGATGAAGTTCTGGAGAAAACAAAGCAAAAATCAAAATAA